From a region of the uncultured Desulfatiglans sp. genome:
- a CDS encoding hypothetical protein (Evidence 5 : Unknown function), which yields MPIPASICRPAYDKNPQIASPQGREKTGAHPAGVGLSACSV from the coding sequence TTGCCCATCCCGGCATCGATCTGCCGCCCTGCTTATGATAAAAACCCGCAGATCGCCTCTCCGCAAGGGCGTGAAAAAACCGGGGCCCACCCCGCCGGAGTGGGACTGAGCGCGTGCAGTGTGTGA
- the murJ gene encoding Protein MurJ homolog has translation MKTAATRDSGTHGLGRAAGVISAFTFISRILGLVRDMVVARFFGAGMAADAFFVAFRIPNFLRSLFAEGSLTIAFIPVFTEYLTQKGKPAAFELARTVLTLLSIILVVLSVVGILLAPWIVRLQAFGFGGETEKYALTVLLTRITFPYILLISLVALFMGVLNSLRRFAAPAAAPIFLNVGIIAGAYWISPRLSEPIVGVAIGVLLGGCMQVGLQILPALRAGMSLKPRWRFAHTGVKRIGLLMLPAIFGSAVYQFNQIMGTLIASFLPEGSISWLYYADRLVQFPLGVFAIAISTASLPTLSGYAANRDFERFGRTLEYGIRLVFFITLPSMVGLILLRGPLVELFFERGAFDSVSSAMTALALFYYCLGLWAFSGVRILVSAFYALQDTRTPVKIAIVALVTNLSMSLVLMGPLKHGGLALALTLASTLQFACLLFLLKRRVSLLALRPVARSILKSACAAVLMAAAILLYERWTLPMSLWGAGFWPLLTRIAAAIGVAAGVYFGAAVLLRCPELDAVRGLLRRR, from the coding sequence TTGAAGACGGCCGCAACCCGAGACTCAGGGACCCACGGCCTCGGCCGTGCGGCCGGGGTGATCAGCGCCTTCACCTTCATCAGCCGGATCCTCGGGCTGGTGCGCGACATGGTCGTGGCCCGGTTTTTCGGCGCCGGGATGGCCGCCGACGCCTTCTTCGTGGCCTTCCGCATCCCGAATTTCCTGCGGAGCCTTTTTGCGGAAGGCTCGCTGACGATCGCATTCATCCCGGTCTTTACCGAATACCTGACCCAGAAGGGGAAACCCGCCGCCTTCGAACTCGCCCGGACCGTCCTGACGCTCCTGTCGATCATCCTGGTCGTCTTGAGCGTGGTGGGGATTCTGCTCGCGCCGTGGATCGTGCGCCTGCAGGCCTTCGGATTCGGCGGCGAAACCGAAAAGTACGCCCTGACGGTGCTGCTGACCCGCATCACCTTCCCCTACATCCTGCTGATCAGCCTGGTGGCCCTCTTCATGGGCGTCCTCAACTCGCTCCGGCGGTTCGCCGCCCCGGCCGCGGCCCCGATCTTCCTGAACGTGGGTATCATCGCGGGGGCCTACTGGATCTCGCCGAGGCTGAGCGAGCCCATCGTCGGGGTGGCCATCGGGGTGCTGCTGGGCGGGTGCATGCAGGTCGGGCTGCAGATCCTGCCGGCCCTGCGGGCGGGGATGAGCCTCAAGCCGCGCTGGCGGTTCGCCCACACGGGGGTGAAGCGGATCGGCCTCCTGATGCTGCCCGCCATCTTCGGCTCGGCTGTCTATCAGTTCAACCAGATCATGGGCACCCTGATCGCCTCCTTCCTGCCCGAGGGGAGCATCTCGTGGCTCTATTACGCCGATCGGCTGGTGCAGTTCCCTCTGGGCGTCTTCGCGATCGCGATCAGCACGGCCTCCCTCCCCACGCTCTCGGGCTATGCCGCCAACCGGGACTTCGAGCGCTTCGGCCGGACCCTCGAATACGGGATACGGCTGGTGTTTTTCATTACGCTCCCGTCCATGGTCGGCCTCATTCTCCTGCGCGGACCCCTGGTGGAGCTCTTCTTCGAACGGGGCGCCTTCGACAGCGTGTCGAGCGCCATGACCGCCCTGGCGCTCTTCTACTACTGCCTCGGGCTGTGGGCCTTTTCAGGGGTGCGCATCCTCGTCTCAGCGTTTTACGCCCTGCAGGACACCCGCACGCCGGTCAAGATCGCCATCGTGGCGCTCGTCACGAACCTGAGCATGAGCCTCGTCCTGATGGGGCCATTGAAGCACGGCGGGCTGGCCCTGGCGCTCACCCTGGCCTCCACGTTGCAGTTTGCCTGTCTGCTGTTTCTGCTCAAAAGGAGGGTGTCGCTGCTGGCCTTGCGACCCGTGGCCCGCTCCATCCTGAAGTCCGCCTGCGCTGCAGTCCTGATGGCGGCGGCGATCCTTCTCTATGAGCGCTGGACCCTGCCGATGAGCCTGTGGGGCGCCGGTTTCTGGCCGCTCTTGACGCGCATCGCGGCGGCCATCGGTGTGGCGGCAGGGGTTTATTTCGGGGCGGCCGTGCTGCTGCGCTGCCCCGAACTCGACGCCGTCCGCGGCCTGCTCCGGCGGCGGTAG
- a CDS encoding putative enzyme (Evidence 3 : Putative function from multiple computational evidences; Product type e : enzyme), which yields MKVLLVYPRFPDTFWSLRYALRFIRRSASHPPLGLLTIGALLPGDFEQRLVDMNVEALTDGDLGWADMVFISAMVVQRESVRSVIARCREKGVPVVAGGPLFTGEPDEFSDVDHLVLDEAEITLPLFLEDLKAGRPKRVYRSEGFCDIEQSPTPAWGLLKMKKYASMSLQFSRGCPFNCDFCNVTVLFGHKPRMKRPEQITAELDSLYALGWRGNVFFVDDNFIGNKQYLKSRLLPALIAWRKGKKGFVFYTEASINLADDPELMRLMVRAGFDSVFIGIESPDEACLAECRKKQNTNRDLLQSVKIIQRAGLQVTGGFIVGFDNDTRSIFQRQIDFIQKSGIVTAMVGILNAPPGTRLFARLQGENRLISKITGDNVDGTTNIIPKMGIDSLLEGYRTLMGHIYSPKHYYRRVKVFLKEFGVPRAKAPLTFQSFLAFFRSCFLLGVWGKERFQYWKLLFWTLLRKPRVVSLAVTLAVYGYHYRRICEMYILPKRKALPAGKV from the coding sequence ATGAAAGTCCTGCTCGTTTATCCCCGTTTTCCGGATACCTTCTGGTCCCTGCGCTATGCCCTCCGTTTCATCCGCAGGAGCGCCTCCCACCCGCCGCTCGGGCTGCTCACCATCGGGGCCCTTCTTCCCGGAGACTTCGAACAGCGCCTTGTGGATATGAATGTGGAGGCCCTGACCGACGGGGATCTCGGTTGGGCGGACATGGTCTTCATCAGCGCCATGGTCGTCCAGAGAGAGAGCGTGAGAAGCGTGATCGCACGGTGCAGGGAGAAGGGGGTGCCGGTGGTCGCGGGCGGTCCGCTCTTTACGGGGGAGCCTGATGAGTTCAGCGATGTGGACCACCTCGTGCTGGACGAGGCGGAGATCACCCTGCCGCTTTTTCTGGAGGATCTGAAGGCCGGACGGCCGAAGCGGGTCTACCGTTCGGAGGGCTTCTGCGACATCGAGCAGAGTCCGACGCCTGCCTGGGGCCTCCTCAAGATGAAAAAATACGCCTCCATGAGCCTCCAGTTCTCGCGTGGATGCCCCTTCAACTGCGATTTCTGCAACGTCACGGTCCTTTTCGGCCACAAGCCGCGCATGAAGCGGCCCGAGCAGATCACCGCGGAGCTGGATAGCCTTTACGCCCTTGGCTGGCGCGGCAACGTCTTTTTCGTGGACGACAACTTCATCGGCAACAAGCAGTATCTGAAATCGCGCCTGTTGCCGGCCTTGATCGCCTGGCGCAAGGGCAAGAAGGGCTTCGTGTTCTACACCGAGGCGTCCATCAATCTGGCCGACGACCCGGAGCTCATGCGGCTGATGGTTCGGGCGGGGTTCGACTCGGTCTTCATCGGGATCGAATCACCGGATGAGGCTTGTCTGGCCGAGTGCCGCAAGAAGCAGAACACGAACCGGGATTTGCTTCAGAGCGTCAAGATCATCCAGCGCGCGGGTCTCCAGGTGACGGGCGGCTTCATCGTGGGTTTCGACAACGACACCCGCTCGATCTTTCAGCGTCAGATCGACTTCATTCAGAAAAGCGGGATCGTGACCGCCATGGTGGGCATCCTGAACGCGCCTCCGGGCACGCGGCTCTTCGCGCGACTGCAAGGCGAAAACCGACTGATCTCGAAGATCACGGGGGACAATGTCGACGGCACGACGAACATCATCCCCAAGATGGGGATCGACAGTCTTCTCGAGGGGTATCGCACGCTGATGGGGCACATCTACTCCCCCAAGCACTACTACCGGCGCGTGAAGGTCTTCTTGAAGGAATTCGGGGTGCCCCGCGCAAAGGCGCCGTTGACGTTCCAGAGTTTCCTGGCCTTTTTCAGGTCCTGTTTCCTGCTCGGGGTATGGGGGAAGGAGCGATTTCAATACTGGAAGCTGCTGTTCTGGACGCTCCTGCGCAAGCCGCGGGTGGTGTCGCTGGCCGTGACGCTGGCCGTCTACGGGTACCACTACCGGCGAATCTGCGAGATGTACATTTTGCCGAAGCGCAAGGCCCTCCCCGCCGGCAAGGTATAA
- a CDS encoding Response regulator receiver domain protein, which yields MSDASPLKDKVVLVVDDEPDILETIEEELDMCLVHKAGDYDTALQYLLSYTYDIVILDIMGVNGFELLRHTVSRGFPTVMLTAHALTPDALKTAIKLGALSFLPKEKISELASYLEDVVLGGGKPVWKRLFARLGESFNKHFGPDWREKDRFFKEFLDELKKSADTAGQTPGRV from the coding sequence ATGAGCGATGCGAGCCCTCTCAAAGACAAAGTTGTTCTGGTGGTGGATGACGAACCCGATATCCTGGAAACGATCGAAGAAGAGCTGGACATGTGCCTGGTTCACAAGGCCGGCGACTATGACACCGCCCTCCAGTATCTCCTCAGCTACACCTACGATATCGTCATCCTGGACATCATGGGTGTGAACGGCTTCGAACTCCTGCGCCACACCGTTTCCAGGGGGTTTCCCACCGTCATGCTCACGGCGCACGCCCTTACGCCCGACGCCCTCAAGACGGCCATCAAGCTCGGTGCGCTCTCTTTCCTTCCGAAGGAAAAGATCTCGGAGCTCGCCAGTTATCTCGAAGACGTGGTTCTGGGCGGCGGGAAGCCGGTCTGGAAACGGCTTTTCGCCCGCCTCGGCGAGTCCTTCAATAAACATTTCGGACCCGATTGGCGGGAAAAGGACAGGTTTTTCAAGGAATTTCTCGACGAGCTCAAGAAGAGCGCCGACACCGCCGGGCAAACCCCCGGGCGGGTGTAG
- a CDS encoding 4-hydroxybutyrate coenzyme A transferase (modular protein) encodes MDEAAGPVPDLRSPSGIRSRQGWRRICGRSPDSFRKRPSGTGRFPIRKGEGSLHTLRALRLIRGGLGLAPIQKIRLLPGGGLQAAAKRKRADRRNNPPWQRERGKDPYLMMREWYEKKRVTPERAVAEIADGSTIVHGMVCGEPPALLGALAARLRAGDLKKIRIFSLLPGKHASATYLAPDLSDCVDSFTWFVSPADRNLVRVGLNYFVPNEFHQVPRFIREFMDVDVTLTTVSPMDKNGFFTFGAVNDYISTAARVCRKLIVEVNPLMPRVFGDSLLHISEVDALIEHEAPMLESRPAEAKPEAAVIGRLVAAEVPDEATIQVGFGGIPNAVCEYLLDRKDLGIHSELFCPGLAELIKKGVATGRKKTFHPRKHLFTNVLGDRELYEFVHDNPSCESYPVSYINHPANIARQDQFISINATIEVDLLGQCNSESLDGAQYSGTGGQLDFVRGAFDSKGGKSIIAFYSTARDGKVSRIVPRLRPGAVVTVPRTATHYLATEYGIVNLKGKSTRDRALAIISLAHPKFRDDLLREAENQYLI; translated from the coding sequence TTGGATGAGGCCGCCGGGCCGGTTCCGGATCTCCGGTCGCCTTCGGGCATCCGTTCGAGGCAGGGATGGCGCCGCATCTGCGGGAGGTCCCCAGACTCATTTCGGAAACGGCCTTCCGGCACAGGCCGGTTTCCCATCCGGAAAGGAGAAGGTTCTCTTCACACCCTCCGGGCGCTCCGTCTCATTCGTGGCGGGTTGGGGCTTGCCCCTATCCAGAAAATCAGGCTCTTGCCCGGAGGCGGCCTGCAGGCCGCCGCAAAACGCAAACGTGCAGATCGGCGGAACAATCCGCCCTGGCAGAGAGAACGCGGAAAGGACCCGTACCTTATGATGCGTGAATGGTATGAGAAAAAGCGGGTTACACCGGAGCGAGCAGTGGCGGAGATCGCCGACGGGAGCACGATTGTTCACGGCATGGTCTGCGGGGAGCCGCCGGCCCTGCTCGGGGCGCTGGCTGCACGCCTCCGGGCGGGCGATCTCAAAAAGATCCGGATCTTCAGCCTCCTTCCCGGAAAGCACGCCTCGGCCACCTATCTGGCGCCGGATTTGAGCGACTGCGTCGATTCCTTCACCTGGTTCGTATCGCCGGCTGACCGGAATCTCGTCCGCGTCGGGTTGAACTATTTCGTTCCCAACGAGTTTCACCAGGTGCCGAGGTTCATCCGGGAGTTCATGGATGTTGACGTGACCCTGACGACCGTTTCACCGATGGACAAGAACGGCTTTTTCACCTTCGGGGCCGTGAACGACTACATCAGCACCGCCGCTCGCGTCTGCAGAAAGCTGATTGTCGAGGTGAACCCGCTCATGCCACGGGTCTTCGGCGACTCGCTCCTGCACATTTCGGAGGTGGATGCCCTGATCGAACACGAGGCCCCTATGCTGGAATCCCGGCCCGCCGAGGCGAAGCCTGAGGCCGCTGTCATCGGGCGGCTCGTGGCTGCCGAGGTGCCGGACGAGGCGACGATTCAGGTGGGCTTCGGGGGGATCCCGAACGCCGTCTGCGAGTACCTGCTCGATCGGAAGGATCTGGGGATCCACAGCGAACTGTTCTGCCCCGGGCTGGCCGAACTCATCAAGAAAGGGGTGGCCACCGGCCGGAAAAAGACCTTTCATCCGCGAAAGCATCTTTTCACGAACGTCCTCGGGGACCGGGAGCTCTATGAGTTCGTCCATGACAATCCGAGCTGCGAAAGCTATCCGGTCTCCTACATCAACCATCCGGCCAACATCGCACGGCAGGACCAGTTCATCTCCATCAATGCCACCATCGAGGTCGATCTGCTGGGGCAATGCAACTCGGAGAGCCTCGACGGGGCGCAGTATTCCGGGACAGGCGGGCAGCTCGATTTTGTGCGCGGGGCCTTCGATTCGAAAGGGGGGAAATCCATCATCGCCTTCTATTCGACGGCACGCGATGGGAAGGTCTCCCGGATCGTGCCCCGATTGAGGCCCGGCGCCGTCGTGACGGTCCCGCGGACAGCCACCCACTACCTGGCGACGGAATACGGCATCGTCAACCTGAAGGGAAAGTCCACCCGCGACCGGGCCCTGGCGATCATCAGCCTCGCGCACCCGAAATTCCGGGACGATCTCCTGCGGGAAGCGGAAAACCAGTATCTTATCTAG
- a CDS encoding conserved hypothetical protein (Evidence 4 : Unknown function but conserved in other organisms) gives MQERRANRLAREKSPYLLQHAYNPVDWYPWSEEAFARAAAEDMPVFLSIGYSTCHWCHVMEKESFEDEAVARLMNDAFISIKVDREERPDLDHVYMTVCNMMTGSGGWPLTIVMTPEKAPFFAATYIPKENRFGRVGLLELIPRIREVWQTRRAEIMASVGKITAALSGVDADTAGGDLGTALIEKGYREIARRFDAVHGGFGPAPKFPTPHQFLFLLRWWKRSGDATALEMVQKTLTAMRFGGIFDQIGYGFHRYSTDEEWLVPHFEKMLYDQALLALAYLEAFQATGVALYAETAREIFAYVLRDLRSPEGAFYSAEDADSEGVEGKFYVWSAAELRSLLGDEDAELAMECLSAKPEGNFQEEATGRRTGGNILHLGEPLEAKAGRKGLSPQTLADRLARIRDRLFAAREKRIRPHRDDKVLTDWNGLMAAALARGAMVLGEPDYAAAAAAALRFILESMGGADGALLHRYREGEGGIGAFVDDYAFLVWGLIECYEATFDEKWLRSALALNDRMLEDFWDRERGGLFFTPEKGEALIVRKKEIYDGAVPSGNAVAMLNLLRLSHLTGRSALEERASELARAFSSRIGDMPSAYTFFMIAADFAAGPVSEVVLVGRREDPDLLALRRELAARFHPNRVTLFRPGDEDRPEIDDLTGFTSGYRMRDGKATAYVCRSQACMAPTTEAREMLSMLE, from the coding sequence ATGCAGGAGCGAAGAGCGAACAGACTGGCCCGGGAGAAGAGCCCCTACCTCCTTCAGCATGCCTATAACCCCGTGGACTGGTACCCCTGGTCGGAGGAGGCCTTCGCCCGGGCGGCGGCGGAGGACATGCCGGTGTTCCTGTCGATCGGCTATTCCACGTGCCACTGGTGCCATGTGATGGAGAAGGAATCGTTCGAGGACGAGGCGGTCGCGCGGCTGATGAACGACGCCTTCATCTCGATCAAGGTCGATCGCGAGGAGCGTCCGGACCTGGATCACGTCTACATGACCGTCTGCAACATGATGACCGGCAGCGGCGGCTGGCCGCTGACGATCGTGATGACCCCGGAGAAGGCGCCGTTCTTTGCAGCGACCTACATCCCGAAGGAGAACCGCTTCGGGCGGGTCGGACTGCTCGAGCTGATACCGCGCATCCGCGAGGTCTGGCAGACCCGGCGGGCGGAAATCATGGCCTCGGTGGGGAAGATAACGGCCGCCCTGAGCGGGGTCGATGCGGATACGGCCGGCGGGGACCTCGGGACCGCGCTGATCGAAAAAGGGTACCGCGAGATCGCCCGGCGATTCGACGCGGTCCACGGGGGCTTCGGGCCGGCGCCCAAGTTCCCGACCCCGCATCAATTCCTCTTCCTGCTGCGCTGGTGGAAACGCTCCGGGGATGCTACCGCCTTGGAGATGGTCCAAAAGACGCTGACGGCGATGCGCTTCGGGGGAATCTTCGATCAGATCGGCTACGGCTTCCATCGCTACAGTACGGATGAGGAGTGGCTCGTGCCGCATTTCGAAAAGATGCTCTATGACCAGGCGCTGCTCGCTCTGGCTTACCTCGAGGCGTTTCAGGCGACCGGCGTGGCCCTCTACGCGGAGACGGCGAGGGAGATCTTCGCCTACGTGCTACGCGACCTGCGCTCCCCCGAGGGGGCCTTCTACTCGGCTGAGGACGCCGACAGCGAAGGGGTCGAAGGGAAGTTCTACGTCTGGAGTGCGGCGGAGCTGCGGAGCCTCCTCGGGGATGAGGATGCCGAACTCGCCATGGAATGCTTAAGCGCGAAGCCGGAGGGGAACTTCCAGGAGGAGGCCACCGGCCGGAGGACGGGCGGGAACATCCTGCACCTCGGTGAGCCGCTCGAGGCCAAGGCGGGGAGGAAGGGCCTTTCCCCTCAGACCCTGGCGGATCGGCTGGCGCGCATCCGGGATCGGCTCTTCGCGGCGCGGGAGAAGCGGATCCGGCCGCACCGGGACGACAAGGTCCTGACGGATTGGAACGGCCTGATGGCCGCGGCCCTCGCGCGGGGCGCCATGGTCCTGGGCGAACCGGACTACGCTGCGGCCGCCGCAGCGGCGCTCCGTTTCATCCTGGAGAGCATGGGCGGGGCGGACGGCGCCCTGCTCCACCGTTACCGGGAGGGGGAGGGCGGGATCGGCGCGTTTGTGGATGACTATGCCTTCCTGGTCTGGGGGCTCATCGAGTGCTACGAGGCGACCTTCGATGAAAAATGGCTGCGCTCGGCCCTGGCGTTGAACGACAGGATGCTGGAGGACTTCTGGGATCGGGAACGGGGCGGGCTGTTTTTCACCCCCGAAAAGGGAGAGGCCCTGATCGTCCGCAAGAAGGAGATCTACGACGGCGCGGTCCCGTCGGGCAATGCCGTGGCGATGCTGAACCTCCTGCGCCTGAGCCACCTGACGGGCCGGAGCGCCCTCGAGGAGCGGGCTTCGGAGCTGGCGCGCGCCTTTTCATCGCGCATCGGCGACATGCCCTCGGCATACACCTTTTTCATGATCGCGGCGGACTTCGCCGCAGGGCCGGTATCCGAAGTGGTGCTGGTGGGGAGGCGGGAAGACCCCGATCTGCTGGCGCTTCGACGGGAGCTGGCGGCCCGGTTCCATCCGAACCGGGTAACGCTCTTCCGTCCGGGCGACGAAGACCGGCCCGAGATCGACGACTTGACCGGCTTTACCTCCGGCTACCGGATGCGTGACGGCAAGGCCACCGCCTACGTCTGCCGCTCCCAGGCCTGCATGGCCCCGACGACGGAGGCCCGTGAGATGCTTTCGATGCTGGAGTGA
- a CDS encoding conserved membrane hypothetical protein (Evidence 4 : Unknown function but conserved in other organisms), with the protein MSTPPARSERFGWCVYDWANSAFATTVLAAVLPVYFAEWVVPPGGAALSWLGVDTRLSATSLWGYANGLVAILLILTAPVLGGIADFSSRKKLFLMTGAYAGAVATLGLGFCGAGDVQATLLLFCIGHYAFVCANVFYDAFLPFLATGPEMDRLSGQGYALGYLGGGLLLLLNVVFIHFHQVFEVEQETAVRLSLASAGLWWGGFSTVTLLTLRERSAALSRRTGLGFPVREGLASLRGTLLHIVRRRNLLLFLIAYMIYNDGVQTIIKMATIFGKEELGLSSSTLLGTLLMVQFVGIGGALGMSRAAEMLGVRRTILGALAVWLGLTLFAFRMKTPGEYWIMGLVVGLILGGTQALSRSFYARLVVREHAAQLFGFFSVFSKFSAVWGPILFALIRQLTGTSRLSIVSISVFFLVGGAILCFVEEGREDAPAPI; encoded by the coding sequence ATGTCCACGCCTCCGGCGCGCAGCGAAAGATTCGGCTGGTGCGTCTACGACTGGGCTAATTCCGCCTTCGCTACGACGGTGCTGGCGGCCGTTCTCCCGGTCTATTTCGCCGAATGGGTCGTCCCGCCGGGCGGCGCGGCCCTCAGCTGGCTCGGGGTGGATACGCGCTTGAGCGCCACGAGCCTGTGGGGGTATGCCAACGGGCTCGTTGCAATCCTGTTGATCCTGACGGCGCCTGTCCTGGGGGGGATAGCGGATTTCAGCTCCCGCAAGAAGCTGTTTCTCATGACCGGCGCCTACGCCGGGGCGGTCGCCACCCTGGGGCTCGGATTCTGCGGCGCAGGGGACGTGCAGGCGACCCTCCTCCTGTTCTGCATTGGACACTACGCGTTCGTGTGTGCGAACGTCTTCTACGACGCCTTCCTTCCGTTTCTCGCCACGGGCCCCGAAATGGACCGCCTCTCCGGTCAGGGCTATGCCCTGGGCTATCTCGGGGGCGGACTGCTGCTCCTGTTGAATGTCGTTTTCATCCATTTTCACCAGGTCTTCGAGGTGGAGCAGGAGACGGCGGTGCGCTTGTCGCTTGCATCGGCCGGGCTGTGGTGGGGCGGCTTCAGCACCGTGACCCTTTTGACGCTAAGGGAGCGGTCCGCAGCTCTTTCCAGGCGGACGGGGCTCGGCTTTCCGGTGCGAGAAGGCTTAGCCTCGCTCAGGGGAACCCTCCTGCACATTGTCCGGCGGCGGAACCTGCTGCTGTTTTTGATCGCTTACATGATCTACAACGATGGCGTGCAGACGATCATCAAGATGGCGACCATCTTCGGCAAGGAGGAACTGGGGCTGTCGAGCTCCACGCTGCTCGGGACGCTTCTGATGGTGCAGTTCGTCGGGATCGGGGGGGCGCTCGGGATGTCGCGGGCGGCGGAGATGCTCGGGGTCAGACGGACCATCCTCGGTGCGCTGGCGGTCTGGCTCGGGCTGACGCTCTTCGCCTTCCGGATGAAGACGCCGGGTGAATACTGGATCATGGGCCTGGTGGTGGGGCTGATTCTCGGCGGAACGCAGGCCCTGTCCCGATCGTTCTATGCCCGCCTCGTCGTCCGTGAGCATGCCGCCCAGCTCTTCGGGTTCTTCTCGGTCTTCTCCAAGTTTTCCGCCGTCTGGGGGCCGATCCTGTTTGCGTTGATCCGGCAGTTGACCGGGACGTCCCGGCTTTCGATCGTCTCCATCTCGGTCTTTTTCCTGGTGGGCGGGGCGATCCTCTGCTTCGTGGAAGAGGGGCGGGAGGATGCGCCTGCGCCTATTTGA
- a CDS encoding conserved hypothetical protein (Evidence 4 : Unknown function but conserved in other organisms) — protein sequence MTVKIVGVCCSPRKGKTTRYALDVCLKAAEEAFPEVKGVVVELAGMDIRGCIACGACMKKLECSQEDDFGQLIPTLADPDLGGLIVASPVYLGVMTSQCKAFLDRTVMFRRNGFKFRNVAGGALAVGGFRSGGQEATIQSIHTTMLVHDMVVVGDGSPGAHLGGTLWSNHQGGIEADDLGLATARSLGARVAEVGLKLRGR from the coding sequence ATGACGGTCAAGATTGTCGGTGTCTGTTGCAGTCCGCGGAAGGGGAAGACCACCCGTTATGCATTGGATGTCTGTCTGAAGGCGGCTGAAGAGGCCTTCCCGGAGGTGAAGGGAGTTGTGGTCGAACTGGCCGGGATGGATATTCGAGGGTGCATCGCCTGCGGGGCGTGCATGAAGAAGCTCGAGTGCAGCCAGGAGGACGATTTCGGTCAGCTTATCCCTACGCTGGCCGACCCCGATCTGGGGGGGCTCATTGTGGCGAGCCCGGTTTATCTCGGTGTAATGACCAGCCAGTGCAAGGCCTTCCTGGACCGGACGGTCATGTTCAGGCGGAACGGCTTCAAGTTCCGCAACGTCGCCGGCGGCGCGCTGGCGGTCGGCGGCTTCCGGAGCGGCGGACAGGAGGCCACGATCCAGTCGATCCATACCACGATGCTGGTGCATGACATGGTCGTGGTAGGCGATGGGAGCCCGGGGGCCCATCTCGGCGGGACCCTTTGGAGCAACCATCAGGGCGGGATCGAGGCCGACGACCTCGGGCTCGCAACCGCGCGCAGCCTGGGAGCGCGTGTGGCGGAGGTGGGGCTGAAACTGCGCGGGAGATGA
- the glk gene encoding Glucokinase, with protein sequence MPKAEADASRGGKMGGETSSGMMLAGDIGGTKTVLGLFRRGAARPVLLVSETWSSSAAKGVAEHVERFLERHPAEVQAAVLAMAGPVIDGVCKTTHLPWRVSEKELEARFGWRVRLINDLAAAGCFVPFLEAGEVYALNEAKPSPGGTIALIAPGTGLGNAFLTFVDGRYRPFASEGGHVDFAPADEEQLEVWRCLAKRFGHVSVERVASGLGLLNLFACLKEIGGYSVPDWLAEDMKRKDQARAITEAAMERREPLCVKVLETFCSVLGAAAGNLGLTVLATGGLYLAGGIPPKILPALGDGRFMNAFVDKGRFSGLLQRVAVRVILNQKTSLLGAAQTAFEMDAAAAPRAGGDPQPF encoded by the coding sequence GTGCCGAAGGCAGAAGCGGACGCATCCAGGGGCGGGAAGATGGGCGGTGAGACCTCATCCGGCATGATGCTCGCCGGCGATATCGGTGGTACCAAGACGGTCCTCGGGCTTTTCAGACGGGGCGCGGCGAGGCCTGTGCTTCTGGTGTCAGAGACCTGGTCGAGCAGCGCCGCGAAAGGTGTTGCGGAGCATGTCGAGCGGTTTCTGGAGCGTCACCCCGCCGAGGTCCAGGCGGCCGTTTTGGCCATGGCCGGCCCGGTGATCGACGGGGTCTGCAAGACCACCCATCTTCCCTGGCGCGTTTCTGAAAAAGAGCTCGAGGCGCGTTTTGGATGGCGCGTCCGGCTCATCAACGACCTGGCCGCGGCGGGTTGTTTCGTGCCGTTCCTCGAAGCCGGTGAAGTCTATGCGTTGAATGAGGCCAAGCCGAGCCCCGGCGGAACCATCGCGCTCATCGCACCCGGAACGGGCCTCGGAAATGCCTTCCTGACCTTCGTGGATGGCCGGTATCGGCCGTTCGCCTCCGAAGGCGGACACGTGGACTTCGCGCCTGCCGACGAGGAGCAGCTGGAGGTGTGGCGTTGTCTTGCCAAGCGATTCGGCCATGTGAGCGTCGAGCGCGTTGCCTCGGGACTTGGCCTGCTGAACCTGTTCGCATGCCTGAAAGAGATCGGCGGCTATTCCGTCCCCGACTGGCTTGCGGAGGATATGAAACGGAAAGACCAGGCCCGCGCCATCACCGAGGCTGCCATGGAAAGGCGGGAGCCGCTGTGCGTCAAGGTCCTGGAGACCTTCTGCTCCGTCCTGGGAGCGGCCGCCGGAAATCTCGGGCTGACGGTGCTTGCGACAGGCGGCTTGTATCTGGCCGGCGGCATTCCTCCGAAGATCCTGCCTGCGCTTGGCGACGGCCGGTTCATGAATGCCTTTGTCGACAAGGGCCGGTTCAGCGGCCTGCTGCAGAGAGTCGCCGTGAGGGTCATCCTCAACCAGAAGACCAGCCTCCTGGGAGCCGCCCAGACAGCATTCGAGATGGACGCGGCCGCAGCCCCGCGGGCGGGCGGAGACCCGCAGCCTTTTTGA